The following are from one region of the Jatrophihabitans telluris genome:
- a CDS encoding maltokinase N-terminal cap-like domain-containing protein codes for MKVDPAEVSRVLSGWLGQQRWYAGKSRDGVIAARLLAELAPEPPSVQIWIADVTYSDGQLEHYQVPLVFRTETVDHLDHVLVGTVIDIDDDRPIHLYDALHDKEVTGVWLARMAAGDTVDGVVFDALDNPGEIPVGETSLALTAEQSNTSLIFGDTAIMKAFRRVEPGLNPDIEIHAELTRLGARHIAKLLGHVTAEVDGQPWSLAMLQEFMTTATDGWQFATGSVRDLMAEGDLHAEEAGGDFAGEAHRLGVSAAEVHADLARAFGTSELGSAELGERAAVMKGRLDAALSEVPALSTVADGLRHAYDDLANYDRPVLAQRVHGDLHLGQVLRTVHRWVFLDFEGEPAKSIGERRRQDSPIRDVAGMLRSFDYAARHQLIDIGATSQSEFRAAEWADRNRAAFCQGYAEGGGLDPAEVTVLLRAFEADKAVYELVYEARNRPNWLPIPLASLQRLAAGRS; via the coding sequence GTGAAAGTCGATCCGGCGGAGGTATCCCGAGTTCTCAGCGGCTGGCTCGGACAGCAGCGCTGGTATGCCGGTAAGTCCCGCGACGGGGTCATCGCCGCGCGCCTGCTGGCCGAACTGGCACCCGAGCCACCCTCGGTTCAGATCTGGATCGCGGACGTCACCTACTCCGACGGCCAGCTCGAGCACTACCAGGTGCCATTGGTCTTTCGCACCGAGACCGTCGACCACCTCGACCACGTGCTGGTCGGGACCGTGATCGACATCGACGACGATCGCCCCATCCATCTCTACGACGCCTTGCACGACAAGGAGGTCACCGGGGTGTGGCTAGCCCGGATGGCAGCCGGGGACACCGTCGACGGCGTGGTGTTCGACGCCCTGGACAACCCCGGCGAGATCCCGGTCGGCGAGACCAGCCTGGCGCTGACCGCCGAACAGTCCAACACCTCGCTCATCTTCGGTGACACGGCGATCATGAAGGCGTTTCGCCGGGTCGAGCCGGGCCTGAACCCGGATATCGAGATCCACGCCGAGCTGACCCGGCTCGGCGCGCGGCACATCGCCAAGCTGCTCGGGCACGTGACCGCCGAGGTGGACGGGCAGCCGTGGAGCCTGGCCATGCTGCAGGAGTTCATGACCACCGCGACCGACGGCTGGCAGTTTGCCACCGGCAGCGTTCGGGACCTCATGGCCGAGGGCGACCTGCACGCCGAGGAGGCCGGCGGCGACTTTGCCGGCGAGGCGCACCGACTGGGCGTGTCGGCCGCGGAGGTTCACGCCGACCTGGCGCGGGCTTTCGGGACCTCCGAGCTGGGCTCAGCCGAACTGGGCGAGCGCGCGGCCGTCATGAAGGGGCGTCTGGACGCGGCGCTGTCGGAGGTCCCCGCGCTGAGCACGGTCGCCGACGGACTGCGCCACGCCTACGACGATCTGGCCAACTACGACCGTCCCGTGCTGGCGCAGCGAGTGCACGGCGACCTGCATCTGGGACAGGTGCTGCGAACCGTCCACCGGTGGGTCTTCCTCGATTTCGAGGGCGAACCCGCCAAGAGCATCGGCGAACGCCGTCGCCAGGACTCCCCCATCCGCGACGTGGCGGGAATGCTGCGCAGTTTCGACTACGCCGCCCGGCACCAGCTGATCGACATCGGCGCGACGTCACAGTCGGAGTTTCGCGCGGCGGAGTGGGCCGACCGCAACCGGGCCGCCTTCTGCCAGGGCTACGCCGAGGGCGGCGGGCTTGATCCTGCGGAGGTCACCGTGCTGCTGCGCGCGTTCGAGGCGGACAAGGCCGTCTACGAACTGGTCTATGAAGCTCGCAACCGTCCCAACTGGCTACCGATTCCGCTGGCTTCCCTACAGCGGCTGGCCGCCGGCCGCAGCTGA
- the treS gene encoding maltose alpha-D-glucosyltransferase: MTEAVQIDRDPEWFKRAVFYEVLVRGFADSNGDGTGDLRGLTDKLDYLQWLGVDCLWLPPFFTSPLRDGGYDVSDYTGVLPEFGTIDDFQRFLDAAHDRGIRVIIDFVMNHTSDAHPWFQASRTDPDGPYGDFYVWADDDTRYPDARVIFVDTEPSNWTFDPIRKQYFWHRFFSHQPDLNFDNPAVCDAILDALRFWLEVGIDGFRLDAVPYLFVRDGTNGENLPETHEFLRRVRKEVDANYPDRVLLCEANQWPGDVVEYFGDYSVGGDECHMAFHFPVMPRIFMAVRRENRYPISEILEQTPAIPESCQWGIFLRNHDELTLEMVTDEERDYMWSEYAQDPRMKANIGIRRRLAPLLDNDLNRIELFNALLLSLPGSPVLYYGDEIGMGDNIWLGDRDGVRTPMQWTPDRNAGFSTCEPGRLYLPVNSDSVYGYQVTNVEAQTRNTSSLLHWTRRMIGLRKANPAFGMGTFTDIGGSNPSVLSFVRAFGDDVVLCVNNLSRFPQAVELDLRHWEGAEPIEMTGGSHFPAIGELPYLLTVAGHGFYWLRIPQHQPKAGTGLPAGGSLSAGLTVELPPGEQAGDEHGPSGTEPSGELVAAPASPSTAVPIVAAPLPGDGDREGDTG, translated from the coding sequence GTGACCGAAGCCGTCCAGATCGATCGCGACCCCGAGTGGTTCAAGCGAGCGGTCTTCTACGAAGTCCTGGTGCGGGGGTTCGCCGATTCCAACGGCGACGGCACCGGTGACCTGCGCGGCCTGACCGACAAGCTCGATTATCTGCAATGGCTCGGCGTGGACTGCCTGTGGTTGCCGCCGTTCTTCACGTCGCCGCTGCGCGACGGCGGTTACGACGTATCCGACTACACCGGGGTGCTGCCGGAGTTCGGAACCATCGACGACTTCCAGCGGTTCCTCGACGCGGCCCACGATCGCGGTATCAGGGTGATCATCGACTTCGTCATGAACCACACCTCCGATGCCCATCCGTGGTTTCAGGCCAGTCGCACCGACCCGGACGGTCCGTACGGCGACTTCTACGTCTGGGCCGACGACGACACCCGCTACCCGGACGCGCGCGTCATCTTCGTCGACACCGAACCCTCGAACTGGACCTTCGACCCGATTCGCAAGCAGTACTTCTGGCATCGGTTCTTCTCCCACCAACCCGACCTGAACTTCGACAATCCCGCGGTCTGCGACGCGATCCTCGACGCGCTGCGGTTCTGGCTGGAAGTGGGCATCGACGGGTTCCGGCTGGATGCCGTTCCCTACCTCTTCGTCCGGGACGGCACCAACGGCGAGAACCTGCCCGAAACCCACGAGTTCCTGCGGCGCGTGCGCAAGGAGGTCGACGCCAACTACCCGGACCGCGTCCTGCTGTGCGAGGCCAACCAGTGGCCGGGCGACGTCGTCGAGTACTTCGGTGACTACTCCGTGGGTGGCGACGAGTGCCACATGGCCTTCCACTTCCCCGTGATGCCGCGCATCTTCATGGCCGTGCGGCGCGAGAACCGTTATCCGATCTCGGAGATCCTCGAGCAGACGCCGGCCATTCCCGAGTCCTGCCAGTGGGGCATCTTCCTGCGCAACCACGACGAGTTGACGCTGGAGATGGTGACCGACGAAGAGCGCGACTACATGTGGTCGGAGTACGCGCAGGATCCGCGCATGAAGGCCAACATCGGCATCCGCCGCCGCCTGGCCCCGCTGCTGGACAACGACCTCAACCGGATCGAGTTGTTCAACGCCCTGTTGCTGTCGCTGCCGGGCTCGCCGGTGCTGTACTACGGCGACGAGATCGGGATGGGCGACAACATCTGGCTCGGGGACCGCGACGGCGTGCGCACCCCGATGCAGTGGACCCCTGACCGCAACGCCGGTTTCTCGACCTGTGAGCCTGGACGGCTCTACCTGCCGGTCAACTCCGACTCGGTGTACGGCTACCAGGTCACCAACGTCGAGGCCCAGACGCGCAACACCTCCTCATTGCTGCACTGGACCCGGCGAATGATCGGTCTGCGCAAGGCCAATCCCGCGTTCGGCATGGGCACCTTCACCGACATCGGCGGGTCGAACCCCTCGGTGCTGTCCTTCGTCCGGGCCTTCGGCGACGACGTCGTGCTCTGCGTGAACAACCTGTCCCGGTTCCCGCAGGCCGTCGAGCTGGACCTGCGCCATTGGGAAGGTGCCGAGCCGATCGAGATGACCGGCGGCAGCCACTTTCCGGCGATCGGGGAACTGCCGTACCTGCTCACCGTCGCCGGGCACGGCTTCTACTGGCTGCGCATTCCACAGCACCAGCCCAAGGCCGGGACCGGGCTGCCGGCCGGTGGTTCCTTGTCGGCGGGCCTGACCGTCGAGCTACCGCCGGGCGAGCAGGCCGGAGACGAACACGGCCCGTCAGGGACGGAGCCCAGCGGCGAACTCGTCGCGGCTCCGGCAAGCCCGAGCACCGCTGTACCGATCGTTGCCGCGCCGTTGCCCGGCGACGGCGACAGGGAAGGAGATACCGGGTGA